A region from the Dinoroseobacter shibae DFL 12 = DSM 16493 genome encodes:
- a CDS encoding DegT/DnrJ/EryC1/StrS family aminotransferase → MPSASEIASYLETLDRTRWYTNRGHLVQELETRLSRCFGTQASAPDVVVTTATGTAALEAAILATSGRATAERPLALLPSYTFAATALAAERCGYQPFFLDIDPETWALDPDLLLTHPAAPEAGVIVAVAPYGRLPDMRALERVQARLGVPVVVDGAAAFEQVLGSPEVISDVVPIAVSFHATKTFSTGEGGAVLWRNQEGRELICQATNFGFLHSRECRMAGFNGKMSEYHAAVGHAMLDRLEVRLTAYEAVAADYKAAVAAQALPGTLFVGGAVSSAYALFLAETVAEAQALRDGLQASRVGWRRWYEEGLHAMSHFAGCRADPLPVTADISARLIGLPMAPDLSPGDIARVVQTLSRALPPARAYDPLQAAVPGQVLTFP, encoded by the coding sequence TTGCCGAGCGCGTCCGAGATCGCATCCTATCTTGAGACGCTGGACCGGACCCGATGGTATACCAACCGCGGGCATCTGGTTCAGGAACTGGAGACACGGCTGTCGCGCTGTTTCGGAACGCAGGCCTCCGCGCCGGATGTGGTGGTCACGACCGCCACGGGTACCGCGGCGCTGGAGGCGGCCATCCTGGCGACAAGCGGCCGCGCGACGGCGGAGAGGCCGCTGGCGCTCTTGCCCTCCTATACCTTTGCGGCGACCGCGCTGGCGGCCGAGCGTTGCGGATACCAGCCCTTCTTTCTCGACATCGATCCCGAGACCTGGGCGCTCGACCCGGACCTTCTGCTGACCCACCCCGCCGCGCCGGAGGCGGGTGTGATCGTGGCGGTGGCGCCCTATGGCCGCCTGCCGGACATGCGCGCGCTGGAGCGGGTGCAGGCCCGCCTCGGCGTGCCGGTCGTGGTCGACGGGGCGGCGGCCTTCGAGCAGGTGCTGGGCAGCCCCGAGGTGATTTCGGACGTGGTGCCGATCGCGGTGAGCTTCCATGCCACCAAGACCTTTTCAACCGGGGAGGGCGGCGCGGTCCTGTGGCGCAACCAGGAAGGTCGGGAGCTGATCTGTCAGGCGACGAATTTTGGCTTCCTCCATTCGCGTGAATGCCGGATGGCGGGGTTCAATGGCAAGATGAGCGAATACCACGCCGCCGTGGGTCATGCGATGCTGGACCGGCTCGAGGTGCGTCTGACCGCCTATGAGGCGGTGGCCGCGGATTACAAGGCGGCCGTGGCGGCCCAAGCGCTGCCAGGCACGCTGTTCGTCGGCGGTGCGGTCAGTTCGGCCTATGCGCTGTTCCTGGCGGAGACCGTGGCGGAGGCACAGGCCCTGCGCGACGGCCTGCAGGCCTCGCGCGTCGGCTGGCGGCGCTGGTACGAGGAAGGGCTGCACGCCATGTCCCATTTCGCGGGCTGTCGGGCCGACCCGTTGCCGGTGACGGCAGATATCAGCGCCCGGCTGATCGGCCTGCCCATGGCACCTGATCTCAGCCCCGGCGACATCGCGCGCGTGGTGCAGACCCTGTCCCGGGCCTTGCCCCCGGCGCGGGCCTACGACCCGTTGCAGGCGGCTGTTCCCGGGCAGGTCCTGACCTTCCCGTGA
- a CDS encoding glycosyltransferase family 61 protein: MIQRPQAVPEPLWRQTVKRCALRPNGMATSLMNAMRAKCDLAARLPMDEAFEVFCALSELDAAHALRRRPLRDLGAVLEAEAAEPVIVLNPGGEPRVNRAPEIHGPGHVPELRNTGRRILAGWLEDATVFARSALVARGEELLRDAQHDELTSLPEELAFDPVVFRRTGAAEVAFIEDTGPGRCLHLPRALSLLGINADSFGHWMLEQLPRFLATRALLGAATPPLLVDADIPAQHAEALRFFGGEDGPEIIEVPRGLRVRVDRLFCVLDWAYAPHLITTDEGLDVSKVHAVVPWVAGVYAQAGARADARIAELGVAVAPQIRAQRRVFWARKPARHRSIANWEALRDRLDELGYVTVFPEEMGFAAQVATLRAADRIVVQNGSGSLGLPLARPGTRVLYLSHPEMSRFAWQSEAFACLGFDLRVLSGPFTERSQPWVDQSNYEIEMPVAEAALAWMEADLPHGRGRAMQTARPRP, encoded by the coding sequence GTGATCCAACGCCCCCAAGCCGTTCCCGAACCGCTCTGGCGACAGACCGTCAAACGATGTGCCCTGCGGCCGAACGGCATGGCGACCTCGCTGATGAACGCGATGCGGGCCAAATGCGATCTGGCGGCGCGTCTGCCGATGGACGAGGCGTTCGAGGTTTTCTGCGCCTTGTCGGAGCTGGATGCGGCCCATGCGTTGCGCCGGCGCCCGCTGCGCGATCTCGGTGCGGTGCTGGAGGCGGAGGCGGCCGAGCCGGTCATCGTGCTGAATCCCGGCGGTGAGCCGCGGGTGAACCGCGCGCCCGAGATCCATGGGCCGGGCCATGTACCCGAGCTGCGCAACACCGGGCGGCGGATCCTGGCGGGATGGCTGGAGGATGCGACGGTCTTTGCCCGCTCGGCGCTTGTGGCGCGGGGAGAGGAATTGCTGCGCGATGCGCAGCACGACGAGTTGACCAGTCTGCCCGAAGAGTTGGCCTTCGATCCGGTCGTCTTTCGCAGGACCGGCGCGGCGGAGGTGGCCTTCATCGAGGATACCGGTCCGGGCCGCTGCCTGCATCTGCCCCGGGCGCTCTCGCTGCTGGGGATCAACGCGGACTCGTTCGGGCACTGGATGCTGGAGCAGCTGCCGCGGTTTCTGGCGACGCGGGCGCTTCTGGGCGCGGCAACGCCGCCGCTGCTCGTGGATGCCGATATCCCGGCGCAGCATGCGGAGGCGTTGCGCTTCTTCGGCGGGGAAGACGGCCCCGAGATCATCGAGGTGCCGCGCGGCCTGCGGGTCCGGGTCGACCGGCTGTTCTGTGTGCTCGATTGGGCCTATGCGCCGCATCTGATCACCACGGACGAGGGGCTCGACGTCTCGAAGGTGCATGCGGTGGTCCCGTGGGTTGCCGGGGTTTACGCGCAGGCCGGCGCGCGGGCCGATGCGCGGATCGCCGAGCTCGGGGTGGCGGTTGCGCCGCAGATCCGGGCGCAGCGTCGGGTGTTCTGGGCGCGAAAGCCTGCCCGCCACCGGTCCATCGCCAACTGGGAAGCGCTGCGCGACAGGCTGGACGAGCTCGGCTATGTCACGGTCTTTCCCGAGGAAATGGGCTTTGCCGCGCAGGTTGCCACCTTGCGTGCGGCGGATCGGATCGTGGTGCAGAACGGGTCCGGGTCGCTGGGGCTGCCGCTGGCCCGGCCGGGGACGCGGGTGCTCTATCTCAGTCATCCGGAGATGTCGCGCTTTGCCTGGCAGTCGGAGGCCTTCGCCTGCCTCGGGTTCGACCTGCGGGTGCTGTCGGGGCCGTTCACCGAAAGGTCACAGCCCTGGGTGGACCAGTCGAACTACGAGATCGAGATGCCGGTCGCGGAAGCCGCGCTCGCCTGGATGGAGGCGGACCTACCGCACGGGCGCGGCCGTGCGATGCAGACCGCGAGACCGCGCCCATGA
- a CDS encoding glycosyltransferase 61 family protein, translated as MSQLDHTPEGLDAALGPVHAELPKITPGKLPSLVHEVHTKTILHRHCAPEDGFARLRGMLIPQLWDVLQAEGTVLRIVDRPTAPCTLEPPRVPGPGKPMPVPRVPRVVAGGWLKDVTLFKRSPAIRKGDRLILDRQGDELARVPVELGLDPAFYQQDGDHVYHIEDRAEDRVMRLDRAISVMGLSAEAFGHWLYGLLRLCLTLRDDPELEGVPVLIDADMPGQHRQSIALFSGGRHEIIRVPRRHRVEVGTLFAQTSWLDNPQFVRGDHLSEDGVVRDLNIFGAHMPKLARLFRDAGAWADTVLTPQPEDAKRLFIRRTPPRYRKLVNTGRSTAISVRWATAISASRRTVSRSRCGSSGPRSTWSAWPGRPVTGCSSPVPARGCACSAMERST; from the coding sequence ATGAGCCAGCTCGATCACACGCCCGAAGGGCTGGATGCGGCCCTCGGGCCGGTGCATGCAGAGCTTCCGAAAATCACGCCCGGCAAGCTGCCGAGCCTGGTCCATGAGGTGCACACCAAGACGATCCTGCACCGGCACTGCGCGCCCGAGGACGGGTTCGCGCGGTTGCGGGGGATGCTGATCCCGCAGCTGTGGGACGTGTTGCAGGCGGAGGGCACAGTGCTGCGGATCGTGGACCGGCCCACGGCGCCCTGCACGCTGGAGCCGCCCCGGGTGCCGGGCCCTGGCAAGCCGATGCCCGTGCCCCGGGTGCCCCGGGTGGTGGCGGGCGGGTGGCTGAAGGATGTGACGCTCTTTAAGCGCAGCCCGGCGATCCGCAAGGGGGACCGGCTGATCCTCGATCGGCAGGGGGACGAGTTGGCCAGGGTGCCGGTGGAGTTGGGGCTCGATCCGGCGTTCTACCAGCAGGACGGCGACCATGTGTACCATATCGAGGATCGCGCCGAGGATCGGGTGATGCGGCTGGATCGCGCGATTTCGGTCATGGGTCTGAGCGCGGAGGCTTTCGGTCACTGGTTGTACGGGCTCTTGCGGCTGTGCCTGACCCTGCGGGACGATCCCGAGCTGGAGGGCGTGCCGGTCCTGATCGACGCGGACATGCCCGGGCAGCATCGGCAGTCCATCGCCCTGTTCTCGGGCGGGCGGCACGAGATCATCCGCGTGCCGCGGCGCCACCGGGTTGAAGTGGGGACGCTGTTCGCCCAGACTTCGTGGCTCGACAATCCGCAGTTCGTGCGCGGCGACCATCTGTCCGAGGACGGGGTCGTGCGGGATCTGAACATCTTTGGTGCCCATATGCCAAAATTGGCACGGCTTTTTCGCGACGCAGGCGCCTGGGCCGACACGGTGCTGACGCCGCAGCCGGAGGACGCCAAGCGGCTCTTTATCCGGCGCACGCCGCCGCGCTATCGCAAGCTGGTCAACACCGGGAGATCGACGGCTATCTCGGTGCGCTGGGCTACCGCGATTTCCGCCTCGAGACGCACAGTTTCGCGGAGTAGGTGCGGATCATCCGGGCCGCGGAGCACGTGGTCTGCATGGCCGGGTCGGCCAGTCACGGGATGTTCTTCGCCCGTCCCGGCACGCGGATGTGCCTGCTCAGCCATGGAGCGATCGACCTGA
- a CDS encoding acetyltransferase gives MSRDLVIFGTGDMAAVVAVYLRAHAPELRIVGYTLDDAYCEGDTHDGLPLVPWSQLETRFPPDMFDLLGPLTYRRMNTIRRDRYLEGKARGYAFARFIHPDCNIYTDQIGENCVILERNVLQPFSRVGNNCILWSGNHIGHHVTIGDHVFIASQVGIAGSTVIGDACHIAGQVGITHGLTIGAGCALVNGAFVSRDLAPGSVVMGQSSEIKPFGSDKMHRLL, from the coding sequence ATGAGTCGCGATCTGGTGATTTTCGGAACCGGCGACATGGCGGCGGTGGTGGCGGTCTATCTGCGTGCCCATGCGCCGGAGTTGCGGATCGTCGGGTATACCCTCGATGATGCCTATTGCGAGGGGGACACCCATGATGGCTTGCCGCTGGTCCCCTGGAGCCAGCTTGAGACGCGCTTTCCGCCCGACATGTTCGATCTGCTTGGCCCGTTGACCTACCGCCGGATGAACACGATCCGTCGGGATCGGTACCTGGAGGGCAAGGCGCGGGGGTATGCGTTCGCGCGGTTCATCCATCCCGATTGCAACATCTATACCGATCAGATCGGTGAGAATTGCGTGATTCTGGAGCGCAATGTCCTGCAACCCTTCTCGCGCGTCGGGAACAACTGCATCCTGTGGAGCGGCAACCATATCGGGCACCATGTCACCATCGGGGACCATGTGTTCATCGCCTCGCAGGTGGGCATCGCGGGCTCCACGGTGATCGGGGACGCGTGCCATATCGCGGGCCAGGTCGGGATCACGCACGGGCTGACCATCGGGGCGGGCTGCGCACTGGTCAACGGGGCGTTCGTGTCGCGCGACCTGGCGCCGGGATCGGTGGTGATGGGGCAGAGCTCCGAGATAAAGCCCTTTGGCAGCGACAAGATGCACAGGTTGCTGTGA
- a CDS encoding acyl CoA:acetate/3-ketoacid CoA transferase produces the protein MPNKQISAAAAAELVRDGDTVTTSGFVGIGVPEELLVALETRFVETAHPRDLTLFFAAGQGDGKDRGLNRLGHEGLLARVIGGHWGLIPKVAALATAGKIAAYNLPQGVISHLYRDIAAGRPGTLSRVGLGTFVDPRLEGGKINDVTHDEIVSVMEVGGAEHLFYRALPVHVALLRGTSADPAGNISMEREALVIDNLAQAMAAKNSGGVVIVQVERMVARHGLNPRDVVIPGALVDAVVVAAPENHHQTFATPYSHAFSGQFRVEADTVPEMPLTPRKVIARRAAFELPINGVVNLGIGMPEGVAAVAGEEKLLPHLTLTAEPGVIGGQPASGLDFGAAVNTDAIVPQSAQFDFYDGGGLDIAVLGMAQVDARGNVNVSRFGPKLAGAGGFINISQNARAVVFAGTFTSVGLDLAVSEAGVEIRSEGRVTKFVEAVEQVTFSGPLAAAAGKKVLYVTERAVFRLRPEGVELVEIAPGIDLERDVLAHMAFAPEMAPEIAEMDARLFAEGPMGLRVDLLHLDLDDRVALSADKAQLFLNFEKMRVRAPGDVNKVRARVEAVCAPLGHRVDVVANYDGARIDEEVEDAWVAMVQQMEDRFYGTVTRYSGSAFMRMKLGAAFAREVRPHVFETATEARAFLSAARGGSFL, from the coding sequence ATGCCGAACAAACAGATTTCGGCCGCGGCGGCGGCGGAGCTGGTCCGCGACGGGGATACGGTGACGACCTCCGGCTTCGTTGGGATCGGTGTGCCGGAGGAATTGCTCGTGGCGCTGGAGACCCGGTTCGTCGAGACCGCGCACCCGCGGGACCTGACGCTGTTTTTTGCGGCGGGCCAAGGGGACGGCAAGGACAGGGGGCTGAACCGTCTGGGCCACGAAGGATTGCTGGCGCGGGTGATTGGGGGCCACTGGGGGCTGATCCCCAAGGTGGCGGCCCTGGCCACGGCGGGCAAGATCGCGGCCTATAACCTGCCCCAGGGGGTGATCAGTCACCTTTATCGCGACATCGCCGCGGGCCGGCCCGGCACGCTCAGCCGGGTGGGGCTGGGCACCTTCGTCGACCCGCGCCTGGAGGGGGGCAAGATCAACGATGTCACCCATGACGAGATCGTCTCGGTGATGGAGGTAGGCGGGGCGGAACACCTGTTCTACCGCGCCCTGCCGGTGCATGTGGCCTTGCTGCGCGGCACCTCCGCCGACCCGGCGGGCAATATCTCGATGGAGCGCGAGGCGCTGGTGATCGACAACCTTGCACAAGCCATGGCGGCGAAAAACTCCGGCGGGGTGGTGATCGTGCAGGTCGAGCGCATGGTGGCGCGCCACGGGCTCAACCCGCGCGACGTGGTGATCCCCGGGGCGCTGGTGGACGCGGTGGTGGTGGCCGCCCCCGAGAACCACCACCAGACCTTCGCCACGCCCTACAGCCACGCGTTTTCCGGTCAGTTCCGGGTGGAGGCGGACACCGTGCCCGAGATGCCGTTGACCCCGCGCAAGGTGATCGCCCGGCGCGCGGCCTTCGAGTTGCCGATCAACGGGGTGGTGAACCTCGGGATCGGGATGCCCGAGGGGGTGGCCGCCGTGGCCGGGGAGGAGAAGCTCTTGCCGCATCTGACCCTGACCGCCGAGCCGGGGGTGATCGGCGGGCAGCCGGCCTCGGGGCTGGATTTCGGAGCCGCGGTGAATACGGACGCGATCGTGCCGCAATCGGCGCAGTTCGATTTCTACGATGGCGGGGGGCTGGATATCGCGGTGCTGGGCATGGCGCAGGTGGACGCGCGCGGCAATGTGAACGTCTCGCGTTTCGGGCCCAAGCTCGCCGGGGCGGGCGGGTTCATCAATATCAGCCAGAACGCCCGGGCGGTGGTGTTCGCGGGCACCTTCACCTCCGTTGGATTGGACCTGGCCGTGTCGGAGGCGGGGGTGGAGATCCGGTCCGAGGGCCGGGTGACCAAGTTCGTCGAGGCGGTGGAGCAGGTGACCTTTTCCGGCCCGCTTGCGGCGGCGGCGGGCAAGAAGGTGCTCTATGTCACCGAGCGCGCGGTCTTTCGGCTCCGCCCCGAAGGGGTGGAACTGGTCGAGATCGCGCCGGGGATCGACCTGGAGCGGGACGTACTGGCCCACATGGCTTTCGCGCCGGAAATGGCCCCGGAGATTGCCGAGATGGACGCGCGGCTCTTTGCCGAGGGGCCGATGGGATTGCGGGTGGACCTGCTGCATCTGGACCTCGATGACCGCGTGGCGCTGTCGGCGGACAAGGCGCAGCTGTTCCTGAATTTCGAGAAGATGCGGGTGCGCGCGCCCGGCGACGTGAACAAGGTCCGCGCCCGGGTCGAGGCGGTCTGCGCGCCGCTGGGGCACCGGGTGGACGTGGTCGCCAATTACGACGGGGCGCGGATCGACGAGGAGGTCGAGGACGCCTGGGTGGCGATGGTGCAGCAGATGGAAGACCGCTTCTACGGGACGGTGACGCGGTATTCGGGCTCCGCCTTCATGCGGATGAAGCTCGGCGCGGCCTTCGCCCGGGAGGTGCGCCCCCATGTGTTCGAGACCGCGACCGAGGCGCGCGCCTTCCTGTCGGCGGCGCGGGGTGGATCGTTTCTGTGA
- a CDS encoding DUF2306 domain-containing protein: MGRAGYLGLGAVWLLALPFVAYAAAFGWRGLVADPGAESYLFDTGARGAEVALAAHMLAGALITALVPIQVLPILRRRWPGLHRAAGRVIAGAAGMAALGGLAFIAVQGTIGGAVMDLGFGLYGALMLLAAVQAVRHARARDLAGHQIWALRLAVLAMASWAYRVHYGLWYALTGGLGSNEAFTGAFDRVQVFAFFLPYLLLVELWRLRRGAGAC, from the coding sequence ATGGGACGGGCGGGATATCTTGGGCTGGGGGCGGTCTGGCTGCTGGCGCTGCCTTTCGTGGCCTATGCCGCGGCGTTCGGCTGGCGCGGGCTCGTCGCGGATCCCGGGGCGGAGAGTTACCTGTTCGACACCGGCGCGCGGGGGGCGGAAGTGGCGCTGGCGGCGCATATGCTGGCCGGTGCGCTGATCACCGCCCTGGTGCCGATCCAGGTCTTGCCGATTTTGCGGCGCCGCTGGCCGGGGCTGCACCGGGCCGCGGGCCGGGTGATCGCCGGGGCGGCGGGGATGGCCGCGCTGGGCGGGCTGGCCTTCATCGCGGTGCAGGGGACCATCGGCGGCGCGGTGATGGATTTGGGCTTCGGGCTTTACGGGGCGTTGATGTTGCTGGCGGCGGTGCAGGCGGTCCGGCACGCGCGGGCGCGGGATCTCGCGGGGCATCAGATCTGGGCGCTGCGGCTGGCGGTGCTGGCCATGGCTTCCTGGGCGTACCGGGTGCATTACGGGCTGTGGTATGCGTTGACCGGCGGGCTGGGGTCGAACGAGGCGTTTACCGGGGCGTTCGACCGGGTGCAGGTGTTCGCGTTCTTCCTGCCCTATCTGCTCTTGGTGGAGCTTTGGCGGCTGCGGCGCGGGGCGGGCGCGTGCTGA
- a CDS encoding LysR family transcriptional regulator ArgP, translating to MLSDPALIALSQVLRTGSFDAAARSLGLTPSAISQRIKGLEDRLGTPLVHRTQPCTGTAAGQRLLRHADEVALLEAALARDLPALGPAALPHLRLAVNADSLATWVIPALAACADMLFDLVVDDQDHAADWLQRGEVLAALSTRGTPVTGCDVTALGRLRYRATASPAFMARHFPAGVTADALARAPCMTFNPKDRLQRDWIAQVWGRPVLPPTHLLPSTHAFVDAALAGLGWGMNPEPLVRDHLAAGRLVELVPDTPLDTALFWQVRRLSAPALAPLTAALRQAARAGLHQHAPAPRRSRQSSTKSR from the coding sequence ATGCTAAGCGACCCGGCCCTCATCGCCCTTTCGCAGGTGCTGCGCACCGGCAGTTTCGATGCCGCCGCGCGCAGCCTTGGCCTCACGCCCTCCGCGATCTCGCAGCGGATCAAGGGGTTGGAGGATCGGCTGGGCACACCACTGGTGCACCGCACCCAGCCCTGCACCGGCACGGCGGCGGGCCAGCGCCTGCTGCGCCATGCCGACGAGGTCGCCCTGCTGGAGGCCGCCCTCGCCCGCGATCTGCCCGCCCTCGGCCCCGCCGCCCTGCCGCACCTGCGCCTCGCGGTGAATGCCGACAGCCTCGCCACCTGGGTGATCCCGGCGCTGGCGGCCTGCGCGGACATGCTGTTCGATCTGGTGGTGGACGACCAGGACCACGCGGCCGACTGGCTCCAGCGGGGGGAGGTGCTGGCCGCGCTCAGCACCCGGGGCACCCCGGTCACCGGCTGCGACGTCACCGCCCTGGGGCGCTTGCGCTACCGCGCCACGGCCAGCCCCGCCTTCATGGCGCGCCACTTCCCCGCGGGCGTGACCGCCGACGCCCTGGCACGGGCCCCCTGCATGACCTTCAACCCCAAGGACCGGCTGCAGCGGGACTGGATCGCGCAGGTCTGGGGCCGGCCGGTCCTGCCGCCCACCCACCTGCTGCCCTCCACCCACGCCTTTGTCGACGCGGCCCTGGCCGGGCTCGGCTGGGGGATGAACCCCGAACCGCTGGTGCGCGACCACCTCGCCGCCGGACGCCTGGTCGAACTGGTGCCCGACACCCCGCTCGACACCGCGCTTTTCTGGCAGGTCCGGCGCCTGTCGGCCCCTGCCCTCGCCCCGCTCACCGCGGCCCTGCGCCAGGCCGCCCGCGCGGGCCTGCATCAGCACGCGCCCGCCCCGCGCCGCAGCCGCCAAAGCTCCACCAAGAGCAGATAG
- a CDS encoding LysE/ArgO family amino acid transporter — translation MLSPTLLAAGSGFALGLQLIVAIGAQNAFLLRQGLRRSHVGALVVICTLSDAILIAAGVSGFAAIEARMPWLAPVTLWAGAAFLVWYGATHALAAWRGGAALDPARSGAESLRAAVLTCLALTWLNPHVYLDTLVVIGALSAQFGEARGAFGVGAAAASLVFFAALGYGARALSPVFARPRAWQVLDLIIAVTMWALAAKLLIRGVPG, via the coding sequence ATGCTTTCCCCCACTCTTCTCGCGGCCGGGTCCGGCTTTGCCCTCGGGCTGCAACTGATCGTGGCGATCGGGGCGCAGAATGCGTTCCTGCTGCGCCAGGGGCTGCGGCGGAGCCATGTGGGGGCGCTGGTGGTGATCTGCACCCTGTCGGATGCGATCCTGATCGCGGCGGGGGTGTCGGGCTTTGCCGCGATAGAGGCGCGGATGCCGTGGCTTGCGCCGGTCACACTCTGGGCGGGGGCGGCGTTCCTGGTCTGGTACGGGGCGACCCATGCGCTGGCGGCCTGGCGGGGCGGCGCGGCGCTGGACCCGGCGCGGTCCGGGGCCGAGAGCCTGCGCGCCGCGGTGCTGACCTGTCTCGCGCTGACCTGGCTCAACCCCCATGTCTATCTCGACACGCTGGTGGTGATCGGGGCGCTTTCGGCGCAGTTCGGCGAGGCACGGGGCGCCTTCGGGGTCGGGGCGGCGGCGGCGAGCCTGGTATTTTTCGCTGCCCTCGGTTACGGCGCGCGGGCGCTCAGCCCGGTCTTTGCCCGCCCCCGGGCGTGGCAGGTTCTGGACCTGATCATCGCGGTGACCATGTGGGCGCTGGCAGCAAAGCTGCTGATCCGGGGCGTGCCGGGATAA
- a CDS encoding alpha/beta hydrolase family esterase, which yields MSDHSFLSRIWQALKAALLSIFGLLSFGTSAAPARGLDEMALQGREFLLYRAESVQGQAAPLVMVLHAGFQSGEKMYETLPLAEAAERVGFNLVYPTGTALKLNRSGPMMEARGGMNAWNAGMEGRGAIDTTVQDVAYLENIILALVEQGLADPDRITVVGHSNGAMMAYRLVCERPGLVQTVIAISGTPAIDRCMGPLRGLRILHIHGTEDENQPAQGGVGPKGVSGHNARSVADTVEMMQRAGAEIQVRLVEGGGHRIDTLDGLLRDQYGADILTTVAEVVAATR from the coding sequence ATGTCAGACCATTCCTTCCTGTCCAGGATCTGGCAGGCCCTGAAGGCCGCGCTCCTGTCGATCTTCGGTCTGCTCAGCTTCGGCACGTCCGCCGCCCCGGCCCGGGGCCTCGACGAGATGGCGCTGCAGGGGCGTGAATTTCTGCTCTACCGCGCCGAGAGCGTGCAGGGGCAGGCCGCGCCGCTGGTCATGGTGCTCCATGCCGGGTTTCAGAGCGGTGAGAAGATGTACGAGACCCTGCCCCTGGCCGAGGCGGCGGAGCGGGTGGGCTTCAACCTGGTCTATCCCACGGGCACGGCCCTGAAGCTGAACCGCAGCGGGCCGATGATGGAGGCGCGCGGCGGCATGAACGCCTGGAACGCGGGGATGGAGGGGCGCGGGGCCATCGACACCACGGTGCAGGATGTCGCCTACCTGGAGAACATCATCCTCGCGCTGGTCGAGCAGGGGCTGGCGGACCCGGACCGGATCACCGTCGTGGGCCATTCCAACGGGGCGATGATGGCCTACCGGCTGGTCTGCGAACGGCCCGGGCTGGTGCAGACGGTGATCGCGATCTCGGGCACCCCGGCGATCGATCGGTGCATGGGGCCGCTGCGGGGGCTGCGTATCCTGCATATCCACGGCACCGAGGACGAGAACCAGCCCGCCCAGGGCGGGGTCGGGCCGAAGGGCGTGTCGGGGCACAATGCGCGCTCGGTCGCCGACACGGTCGAGATGATGCAGCGCGCGGGCGCCGAGATCCAGGTGCGGCTGGTGGAGGGGGGCGGCCACCGGATCGACACGCTCGACGGGTTGCTGCGCGATCAGTACGGGGCCGATATTCTGACCACGGTGGCGGAGGTTGTGGCGGCCACGCGGTAG
- a CDS encoding DMT family transporter — MTDSQSRPLAGMLWMVATGVSFVAVTALVKSIGSDIPAAQAAFLRYVLGLVFILPVLASLLRTLPSRANLSIFALRGLIHTGAVIAWFFAMTQIPIAEVTAMNYFSPVYVTIGAALFLGEKLAARRIAAICVALLGALIILRPGFRELSPGHFAMLGTALGFAISYLLAKRLVRDLSPGLVVAWLSIFVSIGLAPFAIAVWVTPSPWHLVVLFGVACFATLGHYTMTRAFQAAPMSVTQPVTFLQLVWATALGALVFGEAVDGFVVLGGGLIVAAISFLSWREARLRRGVITPSVSEPKT, encoded by the coding sequence ATGACGGACAGCCAATCACGGCCCTTGGCGGGGATGCTCTGGATGGTCGCCACGGGGGTGAGCTTCGTGGCGGTCACGGCGCTGGTCAAATCCATCGGGAGTGACATTCCAGCCGCCCAGGCGGCCTTCCTGCGCTACGTGCTGGGGCTGGTGTTCATTTTGCCGGTGCTGGCCTCGCTGCTGCGGACGCTGCCGTCGCGGGCCAACCTGTCGATCTTTGCCCTTCGCGGGCTGATCCACACCGGCGCGGTGATCGCCTGGTTCTTCGCCATGACCCAGATCCCCATCGCCGAGGTGACGGCGATGAACTATTTCTCGCCGGTCTACGTGACCATCGGGGCGGCCCTGTTTCTGGGCGAGAAGCTGGCCGCAAGGCGGATCGCGGCGATCTGCGTCGCGCTGCTCGGGGCGCTGATCATCCTGCGGCCGGGGTTTCGGGAGCTGTCTCCGGGCCATTTCGCCATGCTCGGCACGGCGCTTGGCTTCGCGATCAGCTATCTGTTGGCCAAGCGGCTGGTGCGGGACCTGTCGCCGGGGCTGGTGGTGGCGTGGCTGTCGATCTTCGTGTCCATCGGGCTGGCGCCCTTCGCGATTGCCGTCTGGGTGACGCCGAGCCCTTGGCACCTCGTGGTGCTGTTCGGCGTCGCCTGTTTCGCGACGTTGGGACATTACACCATGACCCGTGCGTTTCAGGCCGCGCCGATGTCGGTCACCCAGCCGGTGACCTTCCTGCAGCTGGTCTGGGCCACGGCGCTGGGTGCGCTGGTCTTCGGCGAGGCGGTGGACGGATTCGTGGTGCTGGGCGGCGGTCTGATCGTGGCGGCGATCTCGTTTCTGTCCTGGCGCGAGGCGCGGTTGCGCCGGGGGGTGATCACCCCGTCGGTTTCGGAGCCGAAAACCTGA
- a CDS encoding YdcH family protein yields MSHTPHELAEEFPDKVELIAQLRESNAHFAKLCAEYHEVNRAVHRAEARIEPVSDEAEEEMRRQRMRLKDEIYGMLTAAA; encoded by the coding sequence ATGTCTCATACGCCCCATGAGTTGGCCGAGGAATTTCCGGACAAGGTGGAACTGATCGCGCAGCTGCGCGAGAGCAACGCGCATTTTGCCAAGCTCTGCGCGGAGTATCACGAGGTCAACCGGGCCGTGCACCGGGCCGAGGCGCGGATCGAGCCTGTCTCGGACGAGGCGGAGGAAGAGATGCGCCGCCAGCGGATGCGCCTGAAGGACGAAATCTACGGGATGCTGACGGCCGCGGCCTGA